One genomic region from Spirosoma sp. KCTC 42546 encodes:
- a CDS encoding magnesium chelatase, protein MNYRSLKASKLLAISTLGELKAAGYQTRSIKQELRDNLIERIKEKEVVFPGIWGYEDTVIPDVERAILSMHHINLLGLRGQAKTRIARLMVNLLDEYIPVVAGSELNDDPLQPLSRFAIDLIAEKGDQTPIEWMHRSDRYTEKLATPDVSVADLIGDVDPIKAATLKLPYSDERTIHFGLIPRSHRCIFVINELPDLQARIQVSLFNILQEGDIQIRGFKLRLPLDIQFVFTANPEDYTNRGSIVTPLKDRIDSQIVTHYPKSIEIGKKITMQEAVVKTEQAGMVKTNELIADLIEQIALEARESEYVDSKSGVSARMTISAYENLLSSAERRALLNGEKETYVRIADLYGVVPAICGKVELVYEGEVEGPVIVAQNLIGKAIRNQFLQYFPNPEKAKKDKRGNPYKKITDWFGDGNTMDILNDLTNRDYEARLRTIDGLDDVVDQFHSRLSKAEKLFMMEFALHGLAEHSLVGKKAMDTGLSFKDLLGSMFNPGTGFGEEEEDDDRY, encoded by the coding sequence ATGAACTACCGCAGCCTGAAAGCATCAAAATTACTAGCGATCTCTACACTTGGCGAACTCAAAGCCGCCGGGTATCAAACCCGTTCAATTAAGCAGGAATTACGCGACAATCTGATTGAGCGAATTAAAGAAAAGGAAGTTGTTTTTCCGGGAATATGGGGGTACGAAGATACCGTCATTCCCGATGTAGAACGGGCCATTTTGTCGATGCACCACATTAACCTCCTGGGGCTGCGTGGGCAGGCTAAAACCCGGATTGCACGCCTGATGGTCAATTTGTTAGACGAGTATATTCCAGTGGTGGCCGGATCTGAACTGAACGATGACCCGTTGCAACCGCTCTCGCGTTTCGCCATCGATTTGATCGCCGAAAAAGGAGATCAGACCCCCATTGAGTGGATGCACCGAAGTGATCGTTACACCGAGAAACTTGCTACGCCCGATGTATCGGTAGCTGACCTTATCGGCGATGTAGACCCCATTAAAGCGGCCACGCTTAAACTGCCTTATTCCGACGAACGGACCATTCACTTTGGCCTGATTCCGCGCTCGCACCGCTGCATTTTTGTGATCAATGAATTGCCCGATTTACAGGCGCGTATTCAGGTATCACTGTTTAATATTTTGCAGGAAGGGGATATCCAGATTCGAGGCTTTAAACTGCGTTTGCCGCTAGATATTCAGTTTGTCTTTACAGCTAACCCAGAGGATTATACCAACCGGGGCAGCATTGTAACACCGTTGAAAGACCGGATCGATTCGCAGATTGTGACTCACTATCCGAAATCTATCGAAATCGGTAAAAAGATTACCATGCAGGAAGCTGTCGTGAAAACGGAACAGGCGGGCATGGTGAAAACGAATGAGCTGATTGCTGACCTGATTGAGCAAATCGCACTGGAAGCTCGTGAGAGTGAATATGTCGATTCGAAAAGCGGTGTTTCGGCCCGGATGACCATTTCGGCTTATGAGAATTTACTCTCCTCTGCCGAACGGCGGGCGTTGCTCAACGGCGAAAAAGAAACCTATGTTCGCATTGCCGATCTGTATGGTGTTGTACCCGCCATTTGCGGTAAGGTCGAACTGGTCTATGAAGGCGAGGTAGAAGGACCGGTTATTGTAGCGCAGAACCTGATTGGGAAAGCGATTCGGAACCAGTTTTTGCAGTACTTCCCGAATCCCGAAAAAGCAAAAAAAGACAAGCGCGGTAATCCGTACAAGAAAATTACGGACTGGTTTGGTGATGGTAACACAATGGACATCCTAAACGATCTGACCAACCGCGACTACGAAGCCCGACTCCGTACAATTGATGGTCTTGATGATGTGGTGGATCAGTTTCATTCGCGTCTGAGTAAAGCCGAGAAACTGTTTATGATGGAGTTTGCCCTGCATGGCCTAGCCGAGCATTCGCTTGTTGGCAAAAAGGCGATGGATACCGGTCTGTCATTCAAGGACCTGTTGGGTTCCATGTTCAACCCAGGCACAGGCTTTGGGGAGGAGGAGGAAGATGATGATCGATATTAA
- a CDS encoding IPT/TIG domain-containing protein, protein MNSIVSFFFLFIAFIAVSGCRVQNSPPELTGLSTKEAFVGDAITLTGYQFGSDPVVTFGIASSAVTAQISSHDENTIQLTVPLVQPGNTQIRVRTDEGTSDPLLLKVKQPVPVLTTITPGNGLPGSLVVITGAYLNQIKRVRFDDVTAEIKDSTAQKLTIVVPPKLPHGPVALAIETKGGESTSKFIVAGTPQITSVSPLRAKPGAELVIQGQNLIDGIVSINGLPTEKSLTTVKDTEIRTAIPATATSGVITVKVFETLIATSVDTVKIIQPPFITNLLAQDGIAGDKLLVNGRNLRDVTGMTVGNVGAIFRIISDTQLEVTIPALTSSGPVQISASSIGGNTTATDLFFFYLPPSNLVITPARQLRGRTLTVSGKNLYRITAVSVSGITVPITSRNEGVDLLIGVPETAVSGPITVSSRAGTASAPLVVVQPPVVSDILPAKARPGERIVVRGDFLLNAQIFFTGSATQAVDGGKNEDTERWILVSADAQSGPLRVVNAAGEIATPMFFSPIRLVTITDFLPKTAKIGDEITITGQNLSSVTAVRFNGGTSTPATFRLSGSALLATVPTGAVTGQICLTNDAGTVCTSANLTITK, encoded by the coding sequence ATGAACTCGATTGTATCATTTTTCTTTCTCTTTATTGCATTTATCGCTGTATCTGGGTGCCGCGTACAGAATAGTCCACCCGAATTAACCGGATTATCGACTAAAGAGGCCTTTGTTGGTGATGCAATTACCCTAACTGGTTACCAATTTGGCTCTGATCCTGTTGTAACTTTTGGTATTGCTTCCTCCGCTGTTACGGCTCAAATTAGCAGTCACGACGAGAATACCATCCAATTAACGGTGCCCTTAGTTCAACCGGGAAATACGCAGATTCGCGTTCGTACTGACGAAGGCACCTCAGATCCACTCCTGCTTAAGGTAAAGCAACCCGTTCCTGTATTAACAACAATTACCCCCGGCAATGGGCTACCTGGTTCTCTGGTCGTTATTACGGGGGCTTACCTCAATCAAATTAAACGGGTTCGCTTCGACGATGTCACGGCAGAGATAAAAGATAGTACAGCCCAAAAGCTCACTATCGTTGTTCCGCCCAAACTACCCCACGGCCCGGTAGCACTCGCTATTGAAACAAAAGGCGGTGAATCTACCAGTAAATTTATTGTAGCGGGAACACCTCAGATTACCAGCGTTAGTCCACTACGCGCCAAACCCGGTGCGGAATTAGTTATACAAGGTCAAAATCTGATAGATGGTATTGTAAGTATCAATGGGCTTCCTACCGAAAAATCACTAACAACAGTAAAAGACACGGAGATTCGGACGGCAATACCGGCAACGGCTACATCGGGTGTGATAACGGTAAAGGTATTCGAGACATTAATAGCTACCAGTGTCGATACGGTTAAGATCATCCAACCCCCTTTCATTACTAATTTACTGGCTCAGGATGGTATTGCCGGAGATAAACTCCTTGTGAATGGCCGTAATCTCCGTGATGTAACCGGTATGACAGTAGGCAATGTGGGAGCTATATTTCGCATAATAAGTGATACACAGCTTGAAGTCACAATACCTGCCCTGACATCGTCGGGACCGGTACAGATTTCGGCCAGTAGTATTGGCGGAAACACTACCGCTACAGATCTTTTCTTTTTCTATCTGCCCCCTTCTAACCTAGTTATTACGCCAGCACGTCAACTTCGCGGGCGAACACTCACCGTTTCGGGCAAGAACTTGTATCGTATTACTGCGGTCAGTGTTAGTGGTATTACGGTGCCCATCACCAGCAGAAATGAAGGTGTTGACTTACTTATTGGCGTGCCAGAAACTGCAGTAAGCGGCCCTATTACCGTTTCAAGCCGGGCAGGTACGGCTTCCGCTCCGTTAGTAGTCGTGCAACCGCCCGTTGTTTCTGATATTCTACCCGCAAAAGCACGACCGGGAGAACGGATTGTTGTACGGGGAGATTTCCTGTTGAACGCACAAATTTTCTTTACCGGTTCAGCTACACAAGCAGTTGATGGAGGGAAAAATGAAGATACCGAGCGCTGGATTCTTGTCTCGGCCGATGCACAATCAGGCCCATTACGTGTGGTAAACGCTGCCGGTGAAATTGCGACACCCATGTTTTTTTCGCCTATCCGATTAGTAACCATCACGGACTTCCTGCCCAAGACGGCTAAAATTGGTGATGAGATTACCATTACCGGACAGAACTTATCATCTGTAACAGCCGTGCGTTTTAATGGTGGCACATCAACTCCGGCAACCTTCAGGCTATCGGGCAGTGCGCTACTTGCAACGGTTCCAACGGGGGCAGTTACAGGTCAAATCTGCCTTACCAATGATGCAGGGACGGTTTGTACAAGCGCTAATCTTACAATAACAAAGTAG
- a CDS encoding lipocalin family protein has product MQNLRSSRLFIWALLIAMPLWFDSCKKDDENPVITPTTTIEGSYKITALKANPKVGGIYEDLLAAAPLILTTTCLNDITLTFQTGGAIATDNPTTCQKSTVPPGTITGIDATSKWAYSGNTLTITKSDGTKTAYTVLKTGTVLQVQWQDSQDYLGTGTKVAYTYTMDLTKK; this is encoded by the coding sequence ATGCAAAATTTGCGTTCATCCCGCCTGTTCATTTGGGCACTACTCATTGCCATGCCCCTATGGTTTGATAGTTGCAAAAAAGATGATGAGAATCCAGTTATTACCCCAACTACAACAATTGAGGGTAGTTATAAGATTACTGCACTGAAAGCTAATCCTAAAGTAGGTGGTATCTACGAAGATTTGTTAGCCGCTGCTCCGTTAATCTTAACTACTACCTGTCTGAATGACATTACCTTAACCTTCCAGACGGGCGGTGCTATTGCCACTGATAACCCAACGACCTGCCAGAAAAGCACTGTTCCACCGGGTACAATCACAGGTATTGATGCCACCAGCAAATGGGCCTATAGTGGGAACACATTGACCATTACTAAAAGTGATGGTACGAAAACGGCATATACCGTTCTCAAGACGGGTACCGTTCTGCAGGTTCAATGGCAGGATAGCCAGGATTATCTGGGTACAGGTACAAAGGTAGCGTATACCTATACAATGGATTTGACGAAAAAGTAA
- a CDS encoding 2-hydroxyacid dehydrogenase, with amino-acid sequence MSQNQPSILIADEMHPSLFAMLTEAGFLYEYQPKISRAELITSLAPFTGLIIRSKTTVDEELLSQAPNLRFIGRAGAGLDLIDLEVAERRGIAVFHAGQGNRDAVAEHTVGMLLALLANILKADREVRQGIWDREGNRGYELGSLTVGLVGYGNNGRATAQRLSGFGCRVLAYDKFLTNYGDGFAQEASLAQIMAEADVLSLHVPLTDETRMMINDSFIDQVAKPFYLNNIARGEIVSLAAVVRGLESGKIRGASLDVLENEKLAKLTPDQQAAFDYLRQSNRVVLTPHIAGWTHESYVRINEVLIRQIKQM; translated from the coding sequence ATGTCCCAGAATCAACCATCTATTCTGATTGCCGACGAAATGCACCCGTCGCTCTTTGCCATGCTTACAGAAGCTGGCTTTTTGTATGAGTATCAACCAAAAATTAGCCGAGCCGAGCTGATAACGAGCCTTGCACCCTTTACCGGTCTTATTATTCGGAGCAAAACGACTGTCGATGAGGAACTGCTAAGTCAGGCCCCTAACCTACGTTTTATTGGGCGGGCTGGAGCTGGTTTAGATCTGATTGACCTTGAGGTTGCCGAACGGCGAGGTATTGCCGTTTTTCACGCAGGTCAAGGAAATCGAGATGCGGTTGCCGAGCATACCGTAGGTATGTTGCTGGCACTCCTGGCCAATATCCTGAAAGCCGATCGTGAAGTGCGTCAGGGAATTTGGGATCGGGAGGGCAACCGAGGGTATGAACTCGGTAGCCTTACCGTTGGTCTGGTTGGCTACGGCAACAATGGTCGGGCTACCGCTCAGCGGCTCAGTGGCTTTGGATGCCGCGTACTGGCTTACGACAAATTTCTGACGAACTATGGAGACGGATTTGCTCAGGAGGCTTCACTAGCCCAGATTATGGCCGAAGCGGATGTACTGAGCCTACATGTGCCACTGACTGATGAAACGCGGATGATGATTAACGATTCATTCATCGACCAAGTTGCCAAACCATTCTACCTGAATAATATAGCCAGGGGCGAAATTGTGTCACTGGCAGCCGTTGTCCGTGGATTGGAAAGTGGCAAAATTCGTGGGGCTAGTTTAGACGTACTGGAAAACGAAAAGTTAGCAAAACTAACGCCCGATCAGCAAGCCGCCTTTGATTACCTGCGCCAGTCGAATCGGGTAGTACTAACGCCACACATAGCAGGCTGGACCCACGAAAGCTACGTTCGTATCAACGAAGTACTGATAAGGCAAATCAAGCAGATGTAG
- a CDS encoding heavy metal-binding domain-containing protein, which yields MLVTTTSNIEGKHITNYIGLVNGEAIIGANLVKDFFTSIRDVVGGHSGAYVQALREAKSIALKEMVDQATRLGANAVIGVDLDYQTIGGNGAMLMVSANGTAVIVA from the coding sequence ATGCTCGTAACCACTACCTCTAATATTGAAGGCAAGCATATCACAAATTATATAGGTCTGGTAAACGGGGAGGCAATTATTGGCGCTAACCTTGTCAAAGATTTTTTTACGAGCATCCGCGACGTAGTTGGCGGACATTCAGGCGCTTACGTGCAGGCCTTACGCGAAGCAAAAAGTATTGCCCTCAAAGAAATGGTTGATCAGGCTACCCGGCTGGGTGCCAACGCAGTTATCGGTGTTGATCTGGATTACCAGACCATTGGTGGAAACGGTGCCATGCTGATGGTAAGTGCCAACGGGACAGCGGTAATTGTAGCGTAA
- a CDS encoding lipocalin family protein: MKKLNGIRLMAWALVVAMPMWFGSCKKGSDDAVTPTTSSVEGSWKISGYKIDPGVDFLGTGQKSNDVLAYFRSLPNGLGNDLVDCLTGTTIIFNSGGKVTGTPGAKCSASTDMNPVEDNSTWKLDGNKLTLTSGTDVTVYDTVISGNVLKLSGKELEDFDGDGKDETYTVTLELTKV; this comes from the coding sequence ATGAAAAAGTTGAATGGAATCCGTTTGATGGCCTGGGCGTTAGTCGTCGCTATGCCAATGTGGTTCGGTAGTTGTAAGAAAGGGAGTGACGATGCAGTAACACCCACCACATCATCCGTTGAGGGAAGCTGGAAAATATCAGGCTATAAAATTGATCCTGGGGTCGATTTCCTGGGAACTGGCCAGAAAAGCAATGATGTGCTGGCCTATTTCAGATCCTTACCGAATGGGCTTGGGAACGATCTGGTTGACTGTCTAACGGGTACGACAATTATATTTAATTCGGGTGGAAAAGTTACCGGAACGCCGGGGGCTAAATGCTCTGCCTCAACAGATATGAATCCGGTTGAAGATAATTCTACCTGGAAGTTAGACGGCAACAAGCTAACCCTTACCAGCGGAACCGACGTAACCGTCTACGATACGGTTATTAGTGGCAATGTCCTGAAACTGTCGGGTAAAGAGTTGGAGGACTTCGACGGCGATGGTAAGGATGAAACGTACACCGTTACGCTGGAGCTAACGAAGGTATAA
- a CDS encoding uracil-DNA glycosylase family protein, whose translation MTTFADQAIPYYNTLAAPANLPADVGVINPYQQPEVEHIVSEFYTRFFSDTNPRVFVLGINPGRFGAGVTGISFTTPQNLRRYCGIENDLRDTPELSSRFIYQVVEAFGGAEAFYGQFFLTSLFPLALTKAGKNYNFYDDRGTTEALWPAITETVRTQINFGYNRKVAVSLGRKNETYLRRLNDQQGFFDRIVTLDHPRYILQYKTKDMPMYLERYIATLHECID comes from the coding sequence CTGACAACCTTCGCCGATCAAGCCATTCCTTACTACAACACGCTCGCAGCACCAGCAAATTTGCCAGCCGATGTGGGCGTCATAAACCCCTACCAACAGCCAGAAGTCGAGCACATTGTAAGCGAGTTCTATACCCGATTTTTCAGCGATACCAATCCGCGCGTTTTTGTACTGGGTATTAATCCGGGACGATTTGGGGCGGGCGTAACGGGCATATCTTTTACGACGCCACAAAATCTGCGTCGCTACTGTGGCATTGAAAATGACCTGCGCGATACGCCGGAATTATCGAGTCGGTTTATTTATCAGGTTGTGGAAGCCTTTGGCGGAGCGGAGGCATTTTATGGACAGTTTTTCCTGACATCCCTCTTTCCATTAGCCCTGACGAAAGCGGGAAAGAACTACAATTTCTACGACGACCGCGGAACAACCGAAGCGCTCTGGCCTGCCATTACCGAAACCGTTCGAACGCAAATCAATTTTGGCTACAACAGAAAGGTGGCCGTGAGCCTGGGGCGTAAAAACGAAACCTATTTACGTCGACTCAACGACCAGCAGGGCTTTTTCGACCGCATTGTTACGCTCGACCACCCGCGTTACATTCTGCAGTATAAAACGAAGGATATGCCAATGTACCTGGAGCGCTATATTGCGACATTGCATGAATGCATTGACTAA
- a CDS encoding SMP-30/gluconolactonase/LRE family protein produces MKNAYQLIGWCTFAVCLTACEDHRLSPNASFPERVDFVARRQYPEGIAYSAQLDRFVISSVTQGKIGTVTTDGRYEDLLSDPGLISVNGLKVAGDRLIVTNNDQGASDKSTAQTTRQTAELFVFSLSTRQLERRIDLDDLLPAAEPNLANDLVITPDGTIYVTDSFSPVIYKVTSNGQASVLVRDDVRFTSPTFGLNGIVYHPDGYLIVANTGQGKLYKVDLKNGNAVTEVIGTGPLPGDGLTLLNNDLYVVTGSGSQVAQLHSNDNWQSAVVLKRDTNGYFQATTSVAVNNQIFTLNGRIGEVGAAMGDRSKLQSNDYSIQRFK; encoded by the coding sequence ATGAAAAACGCTTACCAGCTAATCGGGTGGTGTACATTCGCCGTTTGCCTGACCGCCTGTGAAGATCACCGGCTTAGCCCGAATGCCTCCTTCCCGGAGCGGGTTGACTTCGTAGCCCGACGCCAGTATCCGGAAGGAATTGCCTATTCTGCCCAGTTGGATAGGTTTGTTATTTCGTCCGTGACACAGGGTAAAATCGGTACGGTCACTACTGATGGCCGCTATGAGGATCTGTTGTCGGACCCTGGCCTGATTAGTGTGAATGGACTAAAAGTAGCCGGTGACCGGTTGATCGTGACGAACAACGACCAGGGTGCATCGGATAAAAGTACAGCCCAAACGACTCGCCAAACGGCCGAACTGTTCGTATTCAGCCTTAGTACCCGCCAACTGGAGCGTCGAATTGATCTTGACGATTTACTGCCAGCCGCTGAACCCAATCTTGCTAATGATCTGGTTATTACACCAGATGGTACGATCTACGTGACGGACTCATTTTCGCCAGTTATTTATAAAGTTACCAGCAATGGACAGGCTAGTGTTCTGGTGCGGGACGATGTACGATTTACCAGTCCTACATTTGGCCTGAATGGTATTGTGTACCATCCCGACGGTTACCTGATTGTGGCCAACACGGGTCAGGGCAAGTTGTATAAGGTGGATTTGAAAAATGGGAATGCTGTTACGGAAGTAATTGGGACAGGGCCCCTACCTGGCGATGGACTGACGCTGCTGAATAACGATTTGTATGTTGTAACGGGCAGTGGAAGCCAGGTAGCCCAATTGCATAGCAATGACAACTGGCAATCGGCCGTCGTACTGAAAAGAGATACAAATGGCTATTTCCAGGCCACAACGAGTGTAGCGGTCAATAATCAGATTTTCACCTTAAATGGCCGGATTGGCGAAGTAGGTGCGGCTATGGGCGATCGGTCTAAACTTCAATCGAACGACTATAGCATCCAGCGATTTAAATAA
- a CDS encoding alpha-L-fucosidase codes for MRLFLLGYFLYITLPVLAQTAYQPSAENLAARKTFQDNKFGMFIHWGVYSILGDGEWVMNNRQISAKDYEKLPTFFNPIAFDAKEWVSIAKNAGMKYITITSKHHDGFAMYDSKVSDYDIVDRTPYKKDVLKALADECRAQGIKLFFYHSHLDWHHPDYYPRGRTGQKTGRPESGNFENYLKYMDTQLTELLTNYGPVGGIWFDGWWDQSADDAGHVGNSAPASKTGIDWHLDRTYSLIHKLQPAALIGNNHHVAPFPGEDFQMFEKDLPGSKTTGFNEAQTIGQLPLETCETMNGAWGFNIKDNHYKSTKELIQYLVKAAGHNANFLLNVGPMPNGKIQPEFVKTLGEIGQWTQQNGETIYGTRSGPVPARNWGVTTAVGNRVFVHILDWSDRQLTLPAIPGKVRSAKLFADKSIVKVSQTPEGVVLTMATAPADDAMDTIIELEMNSETAKK; via the coding sequence ATGCGTTTATTTCTGCTTGGCTATTTTCTCTATATAACCCTACCAGTGCTGGCCCAAACGGCCTACCAACCTAGCGCTGAAAACCTGGCGGCCCGAAAAACCTTTCAGGATAATAAATTTGGAATGTTTATCCATTGGGGGGTGTATAGCATTCTGGGTGATGGCGAATGGGTGATGAACAATCGGCAGATTTCAGCGAAAGACTACGAAAAGCTACCCACGTTTTTTAACCCTATTGCCTTCGACGCGAAAGAATGGGTTTCAATAGCCAAAAATGCGGGCATGAAATACATTACCATCACGAGCAAACACCACGATGGGTTTGCCATGTATGACTCAAAAGTGTCTGACTACGATATCGTTGACCGGACACCCTATAAAAAAGACGTACTAAAAGCCTTAGCCGATGAGTGCCGGGCGCAAGGCATCAAACTGTTCTTTTATCACTCCCACCTTGACTGGCACCATCCTGATTATTACCCACGTGGTCGAACTGGACAGAAAACAGGTCGTCCCGAAAGCGGCAATTTCGAGAACTATCTCAAATACATGGACACCCAGCTAACCGAATTGCTGACCAACTACGGCCCGGTTGGAGGTATCTGGTTCGATGGCTGGTGGGATCAATCTGCCGATGATGCAGGGCATGTAGGCAATTCAGCACCGGCTAGTAAAACCGGTATCGACTGGCATTTAGACCGGACTTATTCACTCATCCATAAACTACAGCCAGCCGCGCTGATTGGCAATAACCATCATGTAGCTCCTTTTCCTGGCGAAGACTTTCAGATGTTCGAAAAAGATCTGCCTGGTAGCAAAACAACGGGCTTCAATGAAGCGCAGACAATTGGGCAACTCCCGCTCGAAACCTGCGAAACAATGAATGGTGCCTGGGGCTTCAACATAAAAGATAATCACTACAAAAGCACCAAAGAACTCATCCAGTATTTAGTTAAAGCTGCTGGTCATAATGCCAATTTCCTGCTCAACGTCGGCCCCATGCCGAACGGTAAAATACAGCCTGAATTTGTGAAAACACTCGGCGAAATTGGCCAGTGGACACAACAAAATGGCGAGACCATTTACGGTACACGCAGTGGTCCCGTTCCCGCCCGCAATTGGGGCGTTACTACTGCTGTTGGCAATCGGGTGTTTGTGCACATACTCGACTGGTCTGACCGCCAACTGACGCTGCCCGCCATTCCAGGTAAGGTTCGCTCAGCTAAGCTGTTTGCAGATAAGAGTATTGTTAAAGTTTCTCAAACACCCGAAGGAGTAGTGCTAACCATGGCCACGGCTCCCGCAGATGATGCTATGGATACTATTATTGAGCTGGAAATGAACTCAGAGACCGCAAAAAAATAA
- a CDS encoding VWA domain-containing protein: MKGFQFSDFVPPEQKGGSNFDKLLNIFQQLLLLTSGDVEQAMSWMSQLDRQYGLTDDKYGIGNFFDDLKEKGYLTEDNQEGKIVMTPKSEQTIRRSALEEIFGKLKRSKSGGSHKTPYTGTGDELSSDLRTYQFGDSLEQISMTESIKNAQINSGVEEFRLMERDLEVTEKEQKTQTSTVLMIDISHSMILYGEDRITPAKKVALALVELIKLKYPKDTLDIVVFGNDAWQIQAKELPYLEVGPYHTNTVAGLELAMDLLRRRKNKNKQIFMITDGKPTCLKEGIKYYKNSFGLDRKVVSKTLTLAAQARRLEIPITTFMIASDPYLKQFVQEFTKVNNGRAYYSGLQGLGNMMFEDFQRNRRKNIK; the protein is encoded by the coding sequence ATGAAAGGCTTTCAATTTTCCGATTTCGTGCCGCCCGAACAGAAGGGAGGCAGTAACTTCGATAAACTGCTGAATATTTTCCAGCAGTTATTACTGCTGACGTCCGGCGATGTGGAACAAGCCATGTCCTGGATGAGTCAGCTTGACCGGCAATACGGCCTTACCGATGATAAATACGGCATTGGTAATTTCTTCGATGATCTGAAAGAGAAAGGCTATCTGACCGAAGATAATCAGGAAGGCAAAATCGTGATGACGCCCAAGAGCGAACAAACGATTCGGCGAAGTGCGCTGGAAGAAATTTTCGGTAAGCTCAAACGGTCGAAGTCGGGCGGGAGCCACAAAACACCCTATACCGGCACCGGCGATGAACTCAGCAGCGACCTTCGAACTTATCAGTTCGGTGATTCTCTGGAACAGATTTCAATGACCGAATCCATCAAAAACGCACAGATCAACAGCGGTGTGGAGGAATTCAGACTGATGGAGCGCGATCTTGAAGTGACCGAAAAAGAGCAGAAGACGCAAACCTCGACCGTGCTCATGATCGACATCAGCCACTCGATGATTCTGTACGGTGAAGACCGGATTACACCCGCCAAGAAAGTGGCGCTTGCCCTTGTTGAACTCATCAAACTGAAATACCCTAAAGACACGCTCGATATTGTTGTGTTTGGAAACGATGCCTGGCAGATTCAGGCCAAAGAGCTTCCGTATCTGGAAGTTGGTCCCTACCACACCAACACGGTTGCCGGGCTGGAACTGGCGATGGACTTACTGCGTCGGCGAAAGAATAAGAACAAGCAGATTTTCATGATCACAGACGGGAAACCGACCTGCTTGAAAGAAGGCATCAAATACTACAAGAACTCATTTGGGCTGGATCGGAAAGTAGTGAGTAAAACACTCACGCTGGCCGCCCAGGCTCGTCGGCTGGAGATTCCGATCACAACATTCATGATTGCTTCGGACCCTTATCTAAAGCAGTTTGTACAGGAGTTCACGAAGGTCAATAACGGCCGGGCTTACTACAGCGGGTTGCAGGGCCTGGGTAATATGATGTTCGAGGATTTTCAGCGGAACCGCCGGAAGAATATTAAGTAG